A window of Roseiflexus castenholzii DSM 13941 genomic DNA:
GATACCTCCGACCAGTGATGTGTTTTCTGCGAGCAGCAACGCCTGTTGCGGCAATCCCTGATCGATCAGGTACGGTCGAGCCAGCGCCACAAACATGGAATCGCCGGTTAGAATCATGCGGCTAACCATCCCGCGGCGGTAGAGATTGATGGCATGATCGCACTGCGCTTTTTGTTCGGGTGTGAGGGCGCTGTCAACCGCTTCACCGGTCACGAGTGCCGCGCCAGCCGGTCGCGCTTCGTCCCGGCTGCCCTGCACAACAACCATTGCTGCCGTCAACCCCAGCAGCAGAATTCCACCGGTCAGCACAGCCGCAATACCGCGACCGAGAGAGATGAGCGCGCGGGCAACACGCTTCAGGGGTGGACGTTGGTTCACAGGGCGCTTTCCTTGTTCAACATCTCAGTAATCGTTCGCGCTGCTAGCGTTGCAGGCAGCGTACCTGT
This region includes:
- a CDS encoding ElyC/SanA/YdcF family protein — protein: MNQRPPLKRVARALISLGRGIAAVLTGGILLLGLTAAMVVVQGSRDEARPAGAALVTGEAVDSALTPEQKAQCDHAINLYRRGMVSRMILTGDSMFVALARPYLIDQGLPQQALLLAENTSLVGGIRAAANLARIQGISSVVIVAEPPMMLTALKVARDEGLTGYGSSPGVVSVVEKPYAVADGTWRYLKYVFAGI